The genomic segment AAACTCCAGAATGGAAGCCAGTCTTCAGAGGGAGCTTCTCTGCAGATCACTGGAGACGAGAACTGGAACCATTACAAGCCCAGCGCAGGGGTCAACTCCATGAAGAGGCACAGGGAGAACTGCAACAGCCCTGCTTCAGTGCAAGGGCTGTTCGATCAAGGATCCTACATGATGAACGGGGAGATGAAGCATGCGCTCACTGACCAGTCCTTACTGGTTCACCAGCCCAAGAAACTCAGAGTGGATTCTGAGTTGAAAGGAAATGACGACATGAGCTCCAGTTTGGTAGACGACTTTCCTGAGCTGACAAAGGCAACAGAGTTTGACTGTAATGCCCCGCAGAAAGAGATTAAACTAGACAAGAGGAACTGTAATTTCCCAAACGGGGATATCTTCTGTCTTTCAAGGAATAAACAAGTTTCAATTCCAAACGGTGCTGTAGAATCCCCCACAACCATGGAAGACACTCCAGGTGATCTTTTAGAGAAAACCTTGTCTCAGTATTACCCTGAGCAAGTGTCCATTGCACCACAAACATCTGGGTCACAGCCAGATGCTGTCAATGGTTCACTGGGAAATAAGCTGCCCAGTCAAGGTGCTCAACCCCCCTCTCTAACCTCAGGTTTGCCCACTTCAGCTCAGATGCCTGCCTCAGAGCAACAGCAGTCTGGGGCATCCCACAATACTGAAAGCAGCAACAGTTATAACTCTGCCCCCTATATGGTGAATGGATACTCCAACAATTACGGAGCAGAccaccagcaacaacaacagcagcagcagcagcagcagcagccatctTACTCTGGTCAGGAGCGGAAGCTCTCTCTAGGTCAGCTGCCTGGCATGGCCCCATCTGCAAATACTGCCAACAGCTCACAGCAGCATCAAAATGGTCCAGAGTGTTATCCAGAAGACTCAAACTCCCAAGGCATGTACGGGAAACCCAACCAGGAGTTTAACCAGAACTCCTTCCTGGAGCACAATGCTCCTCTCCAGGCAGCAGAGGGAGGCGGGTTTGGACCCTTTCCCAACCCTGGGCTACAGAAGATGGGGCAAAGTGAGGAACCTGGGTCTGGTCAAAATCAGCACCATGGCACTGACAGGGCCCTCCAGTATGGGATTCAGCCCCAGCCCTTTCAACAACATACTGGGAACTCATGTGGAGCTGACAGTGTGGGCTCCATGGGACCTGCCTCTCTGACCCAGCATGGTGGAGCTGGTCTCCAACAGCCACATCATGCTGGGTTAGAGAACGGGATGGATAGCACGTCTCAGCAGAGAGCCAACTTACCGTGCTCTACTCCCCGCCAGAGGGGCTGGATAGACCTGAACTCCGCCCATTCCCAGCAGCGGCCCCCCAGTGGCCCGTCGTCCCAGGCACAAGAGCAGGACATGTGGAGGGGCTTCCCTCCTAGACCTCAGTCAGAGCAGCAGACAGCTAACCCCCAGGCTCATGGCCAGATGTTGGAACCAAACCCAGTGCAAAGATTCCAGACACAGGGAGGTTTCACAGATAGCAGCCCAGGGTCTAACGGcttccagcagcaacagcaggacTGTCTGCCAGCCCAATCACATTGCGCTTCAGCCCAGCACAACACTGCCCCTGAGTGGCAGCAATCGAATTCTAAAGCACCTCCAATGCAGCAGCCTGTACCCCAGAAAATGCCCGAGCAGTGCAACCTCCCCCAAAAGCAGCAGGCAGATAGCCGCTATCGCACCCACATACAGCCAGAGCACTTATGTGAAGGCGACCCCGACCTGGAGGAAATACTGTCACCTGGATTTTTACcaccacagcaacaacagcactGTCAACcacatcatcaacaacagcagcaacagcagcagcagcaacagcagcagcagcagcagcagcagcaacatcaaCTTCAACAACAACGTCCACTGTCCCACCCACCACAGTTTGAAGTGCAGCAGCTGAAGTCTCCCAACTACAGACCCCACAGTCAGCCTCTGCCAGGTCAGCAGCAGCTCCAACCCAACCAGCCTATGAGAAACAACCCTGTTCAATCCAACAACCAACACGTCCAGCACAGCGACAATGCAACATTCAGTTACAATAACACAACAGAgatgcaacagcagcaacatcagAGGCAGTATGCTCCGAACTCAGGCAGCAATAACCTCAAGCAATTTCCACCACAACAGCCTACCAACCACTGCCACCAGCCCAACCACATGGACTTCCCCCAGACCCCAACACAGTCACAACCTCACTTACCGCAAGGTGCGTTAAACCAACAGGTATCAGCACAGATGTATCTTAAAggtgaacagcagcagcaggcatcGTGTGCCCAGTTCCAGAGGGGACCCCGACTACCTCTGGCACCCGCGGGTCCCCACGGAGACTATCAGAGGCATGCAGCCCTCCGGATGCATCTGTTACAAAGGCAGGAGCGCCAAGgcccccctcatcctcctcagaGCCCAAGCGACTCCAAACATGGCCTGAGagccctgaaaatggaaaaCGGAGCTCGATTTGAGCCGCCTGGAttacagcagcaggagcagcagcagttaCAGGGGCGAGAGATAGGCATGGGTGGAATGCAGGTCAAGCAGGAACAACTACCGTCTATGTGTGAGCAAAGCAAGAGGCAGGGGAGCATCCTGGCCACTATGGAACAAAGCCTGAGGCAGTATCAGCTTTCGCCTGTGTTTGAGAAGAAGTCCCTTGCCATCAATTCTGCTCATAAAGTCAAAGTGGAATCGTCAGGGCCTGTCACAATACTTTCAACCAACACTGACCTGGGTGGAGGGGAATCACTGGGGGCTGCCTCTGCCGCTGTAGCTCTTAAAAGACCTCCTGACTTCACCCCTAAGAAGGAACCTCTCCTCCAGAGCTTTATGGAGTCTCCTATGAAGCTATTGGATACCCCCATAAAGAACCTACTGGATACCCCCATCAAAACGCAGTATGACATCGCATCCTGCCACTGTGTTGGTGAGTCCCATGATGTTAGTTTTAGAATGTGGCTGATATCTTGGTGTATGGATGTTTACGTGTTATTCTTTTGTGATATGTGCTATTTCTTTGTGATATTTAGAACAAATCAGTGAGAAGGATGAGGGCCCCTACTACACTCACCTGGGAGCTGCGCCTAATGTTGCTGGTATACGGGAAGGAATGGAGAAAAGGTAAACCACACATTTGACCCCTCAAAACCTCACTTTACATTACACAGGCACTGAGTTTCATAAccactgtgttttattttacttgcaTTTACTTTATTTCCTCCATTCTGCCTTCGAAGGTCTGGTCTAACTGGCCGTGCCATCAGGATTGAAAAAGTAATATATACAGGCAAGGAAGGAAAAAGTACACAAGGCTGCCCTATAGCCAAATGGGTAAGAACCATTTTTGTATTTAATGTTTGAGGGAAATTGGCAAATCAGCTTCTACAGTGTTTGTCTTGACTATCTGCATGCGTGTCAAATCCTGCATCTGTGTATCTTGCAGGTGATCCGCCGTTCCAGCGTGGAGGAAAAGATACTGGTGCTGGTGCGGCAGCGTGCTGGTCACAAATGTGAAACAGCCTGCATCATTGTGGTAATCCTGGTCTGGGAGGGCATCACGCCCAGCCTAGCTGACCGCCTCTACCTCGAGCTAAGTGAAACTCTAACAAAGCATGGAGCCCACACCCAGAGACGCTGTGCTCTCAACGAAGAGTAAGTGGCAAAACACCAAAGACCTAAATCTGGACATATTTTTCCATCAGCAACAGCAACTctacccacacacaaacatgcaatacTGGGCTACAGTAGCTTTCACATCCAGAAACAGAAGTTCAGAATATTACTGAAATTGCTTGTATAATACAAGCATGATTTTGAATCAACTTTGACTCAAGGCCTAAGATAGAGAAATTAGGCGATTCTTAATTATTTGCAGTGCTTGACATTGTAATTTCTCTTTGGTCTAAAGATGGAACACATGaaagcaaaagccacaagtTAGTCGATTAGCAAGGAATGGTGAATTATTCATCATAGGAGGCTATTCTAAAGCTAtttagagaggaaaaacaactttacatcacacaaacaaacatttaaaatataGCCATTTGTTTTTACAAATACACTCATGCAGTACATGCAGCTGCGCTAATTCAATCTCCATGGCTCTATATATTCATGGCTATACTACCTCACAGGCTGAGGGACTTATTCTCTTTTCCAAATATTTGGAGCATGTAGCAAGCGTTATGTCTGTAAGCATCtgtaataatatattttaacatgatGTCTTTCTACATTTCATTTATGTGGAATAACTGCCTTTATACTAGACACACACCATGTGAGCCAAAGTCTACATTTAAATTTTATGCTGGTCTTTACATGTTTCTAGATGCTATCTTTTTGGATTCTCATTTGGTATACACAATGAGAAAATCTGTTGTATACATAtctattatatacatatatatatatatatatatatgtatataatatatatatatatatatatatatatatatatatatatatatatatacatatatacatatatatatatatatatatatatatacatacatgttatatctattgttttttatcttgtttATAATCTGTTTCTTTGCGTCAAATCACAGGGCATTGGATCTTATTCATGGCAAACTGATCCATAGTCATAAATTGTGAATAACACTGAAAGAAAATGGGCAGCAGTGATACATTTAACTTTTTCTCCTTGTCGTTCAGGAGGACCTGTGCATGTCAGGGGTTAGATCCTGATGCTTGTGGAGCCTCGTTCTCATTTGGCTGCTCCTGGAGCATGTACTACAATGGCTGCAAGTTTGCCAGGAGCAAAATTCCAAGAAAATTCAAACTACTTGGGGATGATTCTAAAGAGGTATACCATGTACATAGACAATATTAGCCTAAATATTAGTCTAAGTAAAATATTTGAATGAAGATAACTTAAATACTTTCAAATATTCTCTTCCAGGAGGAGAAACTGGAGCAGAACCTTCAGAATCTGGCAACCTTAGTGGGTCCATTGTATAAAACTTTGGCACCTGAAGCTTATGGAAACCAGGTGAGGATATCTGGGCATTGTAATATGAGACAGTCTGGGTCCATGGAGTTAATATCACTAACTATCACTATCACTGTCCATAATTATGCACAAAAATCAGCAATCTGACAATcctttaaaaataccaaacaacCTGTGATAAATTGAAAGTGGGAATTGAAATATCCATCTatatttaatttctctgtataTTTACAATAATGTATATAGTTGTTTATTAACTGCTGATAGATTGGTGATTTACATCCTTTATTATGCATATAATACTCCTTGTGTCGCTCTTGCATTTATCGGATCAAATCCACACCAATCAATTGTTTTCAGTCAAATGTACATATTGTATTCCATGTGAATGATGCAACTTGTGTGCAAGTATTAAATCACCATCAGTAGGGATGACCTTACAGACTGCATGggtacatttttgaaaatgtaccCATGCTGAAAACAGCTCCTCTCACTGCGgacaacaacatttttatttatttatttatttttcttaaatcatTAGAATGTTAACAAGAACACTTACTGGTTATCTAAAAGCTACAGTTGTTTTGTGAAGATTTCTTGTTTTCACTGTCTAGTGCCCTTCAGAGATCCATAATGTCTGATTAGGATTTATTCCCTGATGTTCTTTTACAGGTGGAACATGAACACAGGGCACCGGATTGTCGTCTAGGGCTAAAGGAGGGCCGTCCCTTCTCTGGGGTCACTGCTTGTATGGATTTCTGCGCCCACGCTCACAGAGACCTCCACAACATGCAGGGAGGCAGCACTGTGGTAAGCAGGCACCTGAGAAACATACCATTATTTGTACGTTATATGGATAGCATACAGTAAAAACAGTTGCATATGGTGATATGCATTAACATGTGCCATCTAAGCATGGCTTAAAAAGCAGATGTGTTTGTGAATGCAAAAAAAGTGCAGACTTTGTTATGTAATGTCTGTAAGTGAGATACCCAAGACTCAATACTCTTACACTTTCCCAGGTGTGCACATTAACCAGGGAGGATAACCGGGCGATTGGCAAGATCCCAGAGGATGAGCAACTCCACGTGCTGCCCCTTTATAAGGCTTCCAACACTGATGAATTTGGCAGTGAGGAGggtcagcaggagaaaatgaagtCAGGCGCCATCCAAGTCCTCAGTGCCTTCCGCCGCCAGGTGCGCATGCTAGCAGAGCCCGCCAAGTC from the Centroberyx gerrardi isolate f3 chromosome 3, fCenGer3.hap1.cur.20231027, whole genome shotgun sequence genome contains:
- the tet2 gene encoding tet methylcytosine dioxygenase 2 — protein: METEKARHETEESLILAQFGTAHNPNNRIAATKLQNGSQSSEGASLQITGDENWNHYKPSAGVNSMKRHRENCNSPASVQGLFDQGSYMMNGEMKHALTDQSLLVHQPKKLRVDSELKGNDDMSSSLVDDFPELTKATEFDCNAPQKEIKLDKRNCNFPNGDIFCLSRNKQVSIPNGAVESPTTMEDTPGDLLEKTLSQYYPEQVSIAPQTSGSQPDAVNGSLGNKLPSQGAQPPSLTSGLPTSAQMPASEQQQSGASHNTESSNSYNSAPYMVNGYSNNYGADHQQQQQQQQQQQQPSYSGQERKLSLGQLPGMAPSANTANSSQQHQNGPECYPEDSNSQGMYGKPNQEFNQNSFLEHNAPLQAAEGGGFGPFPNPGLQKMGQSEEPGSGQNQHHGTDRALQYGIQPQPFQQHTGNSCGADSVGSMGPASLTQHGGAGLQQPHHAGLENGMDSTSQQRANLPCSTPRQRGWIDLNSAHSQQRPPSGPSSQAQEQDMWRGFPPRPQSEQQTANPQAHGQMLEPNPVQRFQTQGGFTDSSPGSNGFQQQQQDCLPAQSHCASAQHNTAPEWQQSNSKAPPMQQPVPQKMPEQCNLPQKQQADSRYRTHIQPEHLCEGDPDLEEILSPGFLPPQQQQHCQPHHQQQQQQQQQQQQQQQQQQQHQLQQQRPLSHPPQFEVQQLKSPNYRPHSQPLPGQQQLQPNQPMRNNPVQSNNQHVQHSDNATFSYNNTTEMQQQQHQRQYAPNSGSNNLKQFPPQQPTNHCHQPNHMDFPQTPTQSQPHLPQGALNQQVSAQMYLKGEQQQQASCAQFQRGPRLPLAPAGPHGDYQRHAALRMHLLQRQERQGPPHPPQSPSDSKHGLRALKMENGARFEPPGLQQQEQQQLQGREIGMGGMQVKQEQLPSMCEQSKRQGSILATMEQSLRQYQLSPVFEKKSLAINSAHKVKVESSGPVTILSTNTDLGGGESLGAASAAVALKRPPDFTPKKEPLLQSFMESPMKLLDTPIKNLLDTPIKTQYDIASCHCVEQISEKDEGPYYTHLGAAPNVAGIREGMEKRSGLTGRAIRIEKVIYTGKEGKSTQGCPIAKWVIRRSSVEEKILVLVRQRAGHKCETACIIVVILVWEGITPSLADRLYLELSETLTKHGAHTQRRCALNEERTCACQGLDPDACGASFSFGCSWSMYYNGCKFARSKIPRKFKLLGDDSKEEEKLEQNLQNLATLVGPLYKTLAPEAYGNQVEHEHRAPDCRLGLKEGRPFSGVTACMDFCAHAHRDLHNMQGGSTVVCTLTREDNRAIGKIPEDEQLHVLPLYKASNTDEFGSEEGQQEKMKSGAIQVLSAFRRQVRMLAEPAKSCRQKKLDAKKAAANKNAILDTPNAKAEKALQAKSKAGTYESTVQNTPGTGHIPGAMGATLQSGQPTHPLGAHPQQLQQQQHQNILPHFPGSPHPASYPRFPNHPGPFPSTSKPGSMYPPQPPTPASPYPSPLHVPNSYINGSNRPYPGYQCNGGMPLDNYHPYYASNPKHLDMYRQQRPVLYPEQQYSVHQRYEVNYPPRYVEPGLQVNGYSACSMRPVHPMGPYPPYGPNGASDPQFMDALSRPTSAHPSLDYTAAVSNGNQFGGYPIPYLSQSPQMLPPGQDPFRMQIKTEMGIPGPQVLSAPLSGECLTPGTQSGFGLPNGGLMGPNIKQEPGTPQTPTTPQKPEMWSDNEHNFLDPEIGGVAVAPSHGSILIECAKRELHATTPLKNPDRNHPTRISLVFYQHKNMNEAKHGLALWEAKMAEKAREKEEDAERNGGEGTPSKGSKKGVKREHPDPSEPSGEPPYKRFIQALMEGSLSCTTNTYVSTSPYAFTKVTGPYSRFV